The following are encoded together in the Tatumella ptyseos genome:
- the kdsB gene encoding 3-deoxy-manno-octulosonate cytidylyltransferase: MSFVVIIPARYASSRLPGKPLADIHGQPMIVHVLNQARAAGADRVIVATDHAEVAAAVNAAGGEVCMTRTDHQSGTERLAEVIEQYQFDDSTIIVNVQGDEPLIPPAIIKQVANNLAHADCGMATLSAPILDPHEAFNPNAVKVVTDKQGYALYFSRATIPWDRERFAQSQATIGDQFQRHLGIYAYRAGFIRQYITWAPCPLEQCELLEQLRVLWNGEKIHVATAEAIPAVGVDTAEDLERVREVLA; the protein is encoded by the coding sequence ATGAGCTTCGTGGTTATTATCCCAGCACGCTATGCTTCTTCACGACTTCCTGGTAAGCCTTTAGCGGATATTCATGGGCAACCAATGATTGTTCATGTGTTGAACCAAGCGCGTGCTGCAGGCGCAGACCGCGTTATTGTCGCCACGGATCATGCTGAGGTGGCTGCAGCGGTCAATGCTGCGGGGGGAGAGGTCTGTATGACCCGTACTGATCATCAATCGGGTACTGAACGTTTGGCTGAAGTTATCGAACAATATCAGTTCGATGATTCGACCATTATCGTCAATGTCCAAGGTGATGAACCCTTAATCCCTCCGGCAATTATCAAACAAGTGGCGAATAATTTAGCTCATGCTGACTGCGGTATGGCGACATTATCTGCGCCGATCCTTGATCCGCATGAGGCATTCAATCCTAATGCGGTGAAAGTGGTTACCGATAAACAGGGTTATGCTTTGTACTTTTCGAGAGCCACGATCCCTTGGGACCGTGAACGCTTCGCTCAGTCCCAGGCCACCATTGGCGATCAGTTCCAGCGCCATCTAGGTATTTATGCCTATCGTGCAGGATTTATTCGCCAATATATTACTTGGGCACCTTGTCCGCTTGAACAGTGTGAGTTACTGGAGCAGCTGCGCGTTTTGTGGAACGGTGAAAAAATTCATGTTGCAACGGCTGAAGCGATCCCAGCCGTTGGGGTAGATACTGCTGAAGATCTTGAAAGAGTACGAGAAGTTTTAGCCTAA
- the elyC gene encoding envelope biogenesis factor ElyC: MLFTLKKITGGLLLPLPFLLVLLGIGLFFLWFSQRQRLAKICLTTGWIGLLLLSLQPVADRLLTPIENHYPTLNHSSPVAAIVVLGGGYTYNPEWAPSSNLLGNSLPRVTEGVRQWRMNPSAKIIFTGAAAGNNPRSSASVAAEVAETLGVPRDKIVTLDSPRDTHHEAIAVKHLLGDQPFILVTSANHLPRALQFFAEQHLSPIPAPANQLAIHSPLNGWERAIPSPYWLSHSERAWYEGLGRMWQWITQG, encoded by the coding sequence ATGCTATTTACTTTAAAAAAAATAACGGGTGGTTTACTCCTACCACTCCCTTTTTTATTGGTCTTATTAGGCATTGGACTTTTTTTTCTATGGTTCAGTCAACGTCAGCGTTTAGCCAAAATCTGTCTGACCACGGGGTGGATAGGCCTTCTCTTATTAAGTCTACAGCCGGTCGCTGATCGCTTACTGACACCCATTGAGAATCACTATCCGACACTCAACCACTCCTCTCCGGTAGCCGCGATTGTGGTGCTAGGGGGTGGTTACACCTATAACCCAGAATGGGCACCCAGCTCCAACTTACTGGGTAACAGTTTACCCAGGGTCACAGAGGGGGTTAGACAGTGGCGAATGAATCCCTCCGCAAAAATCATTTTCACCGGCGCCGCGGCAGGTAATAATCCTCGTAGTAGTGCGAGTGTGGCCGCAGAAGTGGCCGAAACACTCGGCGTGCCTAGAGATAAAATCGTAACCTTAGATTCACCTCGCGACACTCACCACGAGGCTATCGCCGTGAAACACTTGCTCGGTGACCAGCCTTTTATTTTAGTCACCTCGGCCAATCACCTTCCGAGAGCCTTGCAATTTTTTGCCGAACAACACTTATCACCTATTCCAGCGCCCGCTAATCAATTAGCTATACACTCACCACTTAACGGTTGGGAACGTGCCATCCCCTCACCCTACTGGTTAAGCCATAGTGAACGAGCTTGGTATGAAGGGTTAGGAAGGATGTGGCAGTGGATCACGCAAGGTTAG
- the cmoM gene encoding tRNA uridine 5-oxyacetic acid(34) methyltransferase CmoM: MMDRNFDDLAERFAQNIYGTLKGRIRQIILWEELDQILATLPNKTLSILDAGGGIGQISSGLAQRGHQITLCDVSEQMLIRAKHHAEERGVASQMRFVQTSAQQVGAELEQPVDLVLFHAVLEWIAEPEKTLAALFDTLSPGGVLSLMFYNLHGLTLQNLTLGNFGYLKAHMKKRKKKTLSPDYPRDPAEVDQWLNNIGFKIESKAGIRVFSDFIRDLPPSANGEEGIIEMERRYSRQEPFMSLGRYIHVTARKPARKDEL; this comes from the coding sequence ATGATGGATCGAAATTTCGATGATTTGGCAGAACGTTTTGCGCAAAACATCTATGGCACCCTGAAGGGGCGTATACGACAGATTATTCTTTGGGAAGAGTTAGATCAGATTTTAGCAACACTACCCAACAAGACCTTATCTATTCTTGACGCAGGAGGAGGGATCGGACAAATCTCTTCTGGCCTAGCGCAGCGCGGTCATCAAATTACATTATGCGATGTCTCTGAACAGATGTTGATTCGGGCCAAGCACCATGCAGAAGAACGAGGTGTTGCGTCGCAGATGCGTTTTGTCCAAACCAGTGCACAACAAGTGGGGGCTGAACTAGAACAACCGGTCGATCTCGTTCTTTTTCATGCGGTACTAGAGTGGATTGCTGAGCCTGAGAAAACGCTCGCTGCTTTATTCGACACCCTATCCCCGGGTGGCGTGTTATCATTGATGTTTTACAATCTTCATGGCTTAACGCTACAGAATTTAACCTTGGGAAATTTCGGTTATCTGAAAGCACATATGAAGAAGCGAAAGAAAAAGACGCTTTCGCCCGATTATCCCCGTGATCCTGCCGAGGTCGACCAATGGTTAAATAACATTGGTTTTAAGATTGAAAGTAAAGCAGGGATCCGAGTATTTAGTGACTTCATACGCGATCTCCCTCCTTCCGCAAATGGTGAAGAGGGGATTATTGAAATGGAACGGCGTTACAGTCGTCAGGAACCTTTTATGAGTTTAGGGCGTTATATTCACGTCACGGCACGTAAGCCCGCAAGAAAGGATGAGCTATGA
- the mukF gene encoding chromosome partition protein MukF translates to MSDFTQTIPELVSWARKSDFAISLPVERLAFLLAIATLNGERIEGELTESELMDAFKHVSNVFEQSPETVELRGNNAINDMVKQRILNRFTSEQAEGYAIYRLTPLAIGITDYYVRQKEFSTLRLSMQLSIVGNELKRAADDAHQDGDQFHWHRNVFAPLKYSVAEIFDSIDLTQRQMDEQQQQIKQEIADLLNKDWRAAISSCEILLSETSGTLRELQDTLEAAGDKLQTHLLVIQESIYGVPDLAYIDKLIFELQNKLDRIISWGQQAIDLWIGYDRHVHKFIRTAIDLDKNRVFAQRLRQSVQHYFDAPWALTYSSAERLYDTRDDEMTLRNDDVMGELPPELEFEEFNEIREQLAAMIEQALQAYRREGKPLNLAEVMKLYLAQYPRARHFDLARIVVDQAVQLGVSEADLAGLPAEWHTINEYGAKVQAHVIDKY, encoded by the coding sequence ATGAGTGATTTTACCCAGACTATACCTGAATTGGTGTCGTGGGCCCGCAAAAGTGATTTTGCTATCTCTCTCCCCGTCGAGCGATTAGCTTTTCTGCTCGCCATAGCGACGCTGAATGGCGAGCGAATTGAAGGTGAGCTGACGGAATCTGAATTAATGGATGCTTTCAAACATGTCAGCAATGTCTTCGAACAAAGTCCTGAAACGGTTGAGTTACGGGGAAATAATGCGATTAACGACATGGTTAAACAGCGTATCCTGAACCGATTTACCTCTGAGCAAGCTGAAGGCTACGCCATCTATCGCTTAACCCCCTTAGCCATCGGGATTACTGATTATTATGTCCGCCAAAAAGAGTTCTCAACCTTACGCTTATCGATGCAGCTATCGATAGTGGGTAACGAGCTAAAACGCGCGGCAGACGATGCCCATCAGGATGGCGATCAATTTCATTGGCACCGTAACGTATTTGCTCCGCTGAAGTATTCGGTCGCTGAAATCTTCGATAGTATCGATCTTACTCAGCGACAAATGGATGAACAGCAACAGCAAATCAAACAAGAGATTGCCGACCTACTGAATAAGGATTGGCGGGCTGCCATTTCAAGTTGTGAGATTTTGCTCTCAGAAACCTCAGGAACCTTACGTGAATTGCAAGATACGTTGGAAGCAGCGGGCGATAAACTGCAAACTCACCTATTAGTGATACAAGAATCTATCTATGGTGTTCCTGATCTAGCTTATATCGATAAACTGATTTTCGAACTACAAAATAAATTAGACAGAATTATTAGTTGGGGCCAACAAGCTATCGATTTATGGATTGGATACGACCGCCATGTGCATAAGTTTATTCGGACTGCAATCGACTTAGATAAGAATCGTGTCTTCGCCCAGCGTTTACGGCAATCTGTACAACATTATTTTGATGCCCCATGGGCACTTACTTATAGCAGCGCTGAACGGTTGTACGATACGCGTGATGACGAAATGACGTTACGCAACGACGATGTGATGGGCGAGCTCCCCCCAGAACTTGAATTCGAAGAATTTAATGAAATTCGTGAGCAGTTAGCGGCAATGATTGAACAGGCGCTCCAAGCTTACCGTCGTGAAGGTAAGCCGCTCAATCTGGCAGAGGTGATGAAACTCTATCTCGCTCAATACCCTCGAGCACGGCATTTCGACCTCGCACGCATTGTGGTCGACCAAGCGGTGCAACTGGGGGTTTCTGAAGCCGATTTGGCAGGATTACCTGCTGAATGGCACACTATTAATGAATATGGCGCTAAGGTGCAGGCACATGTCATCGACAAATATTGA
- the mukE gene encoding chromosome partition protein MukE, producing MSSTNIEQVMPVKLAQALANPLFPALDSHLRAGRHISLEDLDQHALLMDFEHELAEFYGRYHVELVRAPEGFFYLRPRSTTLIARSVLSELDMMVGKILCYLYLSPERLANEGIFTFQELYDELLSLADESKLLRFVNQRSTGSDVDRAKLLDKVRSSLNRLRRLGMVWFMANDSSKFRIKESVFRFGAEVRSGDDPREAQLRLIRDGEAVEIETGSGLTDEEKEHADDDAAEGQQEGDDA from the coding sequence ATGTCATCGACAAATATTGAACAAGTGATGCCAGTTAAATTGGCTCAAGCTCTTGCTAATCCGTTATTTCCAGCCTTAGACAGCCATTTACGCGCAGGTCGCCATATCAGTCTGGAAGACCTTGATCAACATGCTCTATTGATGGATTTTGAACACGAACTCGCCGAGTTTTACGGGCGTTACCATGTGGAACTTGTCCGAGCACCAGAAGGCTTCTTCTATCTGCGCCCACGTTCAACAACGCTCATCGCGCGTTCGGTGCTGTCAGAATTAGATATGATGGTCGGTAAAATTTTATGCTATCTCTACCTCAGCCCAGAACGCTTGGCCAATGAGGGGATCTTCACCTTTCAAGAACTGTATGACGAATTGTTGAGTTTAGCTGATGAAAGTAAATTGCTCCGTTTCGTTAACCAACGTTCTACCGGTTCCGATGTAGATAGAGCAAAACTACTGGATAAAGTACGTTCCTCGTTAAACCGGTTACGCCGATTAGGTATGGTGTGGTTTATGGCGAACGACAGCAGTAAATTTAGAATTAAAGAGTCAGTCTTTCGCTTTGGTGCGGAAGTACGTAGTGGTGACGATCCGCGCGAGGCGCAACTCCGCTTAATTCGTGACGGTGAAGCGGTTGAGATCGAAACTGGCTCAGGACTAACAGATGAAGAAAAAGAGCATGCCGATGATGACGCGGCAGAAGGGCAACAAGAAGGTGATGACGCATGA